A window of Sphingomonas sp. Leaf357 contains these coding sequences:
- a CDS encoding ABC transporter permease, which translates to MFGTTVTLALRSIMRHKLRSILTALGIIIGVAAVVTMVTLGRATTKAVQSSISSLGSNILQVRPGQGFGRGGGGPRPPDFKPEDADAIREQIAGVSAVAPQAQSTTTAIYDGANWSTTINGTTSAYFQVQPWPLTAGRGFMPAEEQAGKSVCIIGSTVSQNLFRGGQAVGRRIRLGSVSCDVIGTLSTRGQAGFGGDQDDVVIMPIKTVQRRFTGNRDIRLMLVGVDPAYATATVQAAITDLLRERRNITGSKDDDFNIFDTKQISDTLTATTTLLTGIVTAVAAISLIVGGIGIMNIMLVSVTERTREIGIRLAIGAVAREVLLQFLVEAVALSCLGGVIGLVIAQIAIISLAPVMKVDYLFVPEINLIAFGISAVIGVVFGYFPARRAAALNPIDALRHE; encoded by the coding sequence GGCGGTGGTGACGATGGTCACGCTCGGCCGCGCGACGACCAAGGCGGTGCAATCGTCGATCTCGTCGCTCGGCAGCAACATCCTGCAGGTGCGCCCGGGGCAGGGCTTCGGCCGCGGCGGCGGCGGCCCGCGTCCGCCCGATTTCAAGCCCGAGGATGCCGACGCGATCCGCGAACAGATCGCCGGAGTTTCCGCCGTCGCCCCGCAGGCGCAATCGACCACCACCGCGATCTATGACGGCGCGAACTGGTCGACCACGATCAACGGCACCACCAGCGCCTATTTCCAGGTCCAGCCCTGGCCGCTGACCGCCGGACGTGGTTTCATGCCGGCCGAGGAGCAGGCGGGCAAATCGGTGTGCATCATCGGCAGCACGGTCAGCCAGAACCTGTTCCGGGGCGGGCAGGCGGTCGGGCGGCGCATCCGCCTCGGGTCGGTCTCGTGCGACGTGATCGGCACATTGTCGACGCGCGGGCAGGCCGGGTTCGGCGGCGATCAGGACGATGTCGTGATCATGCCGATCAAGACCGTGCAGCGCCGCTTCACCGGCAATCGCGACATCCGCCTGATGCTGGTCGGCGTCGATCCGGCCTATGCCACCGCGACGGTGCAGGCCGCGATCACCGATCTGCTGCGCGAACGGCGCAACATCACCGGGTCGAAGGACGATGATTTCAACATCTTCGACACCAAGCAGATCTCCGACACGCTGACCGCGACCACCACCCTGCTGACCGGTATCGTAACGGCGGTGGCGGCGATCAGCCTGATCGTCGGTGGCATCGGCATCATGAACATCATGCTCGTCTCGGTCACCGAGCGCACGCGCGAGATCGGCATCCGCCTCGCGATCGGCGCGGTCGCGCGCGAGGTGTTGCTGCAATTTCTGGTCGAGGCGGTGGCGCTGTCGTGCCTCGGCGGCGTGATCGGCCTGGTCATCGCGCAGATCGCGATCATCAGCCTGGCCCCGGTGATGAAGGTGGATTACCTGTTCGTGCCGGAGATCAATCTGATCGCGTTCGGGATTTCGGCGGTGATCGGGGTGGTGTTCGGATACTTCCCGGCAAGGCGTGCGGCGGCGCTGAACCCGATCGACGCGTTGCGGCACGAGTAG
- a CDS encoding nucleotidyltransferase family protein has protein sequence MIVADRTVLILLAAGRSERFGALDKLEQDFLGQPLAFHVVTALEAVPFRDRIVVQNGTNLDFAARGYRVIHNEQPEIGMSNSVKLGVAAAQADGADAVLIALADMPRVTATHVYRLLDAASGPDAVVASSDGVKPCPPAIFGANRFETLLALEGDEGARAMVAGGKHVIAPEHELLDIDRPEDLERLRALR, from the coding sequence ATGATCGTAGCCGACCGGACCGTGTTGATCCTGCTCGCCGCCGGTCGGTCCGAGCGGTTCGGCGCACTCGACAAACTGGAGCAGGATTTTCTTGGCCAGCCGCTCGCCTTCCACGTCGTCACCGCACTGGAGGCGGTGCCGTTCCGCGACCGGATCGTGGTGCAGAACGGGACCAATCTGGATTTCGCGGCGCGCGGTTATCGCGTGATCCACAACGAACAGCCCGAGATCGGCATGTCCAATTCGGTGAAGCTCGGCGTCGCCGCGGCACAGGCGGACGGCGCGGACGCGGTGCTGATCGCGCTGGCCGACATGCCGCGCGTCACCGCGACCCATGTCTATCGCCTGCTGGATGCGGCGTCGGGGCCGGATGCGGTGGTCGCGTCGAGCGACGGGGTGAAGCCGTGCCCGCCCGCCATATTCGGGGCGAACCGCTTCGAGACATTGCTCGCGCTGGAGGGCGACGAGGGTGCCAGGGCGATGGTCGCGGGCGGCAAGCACGTCATCGCGCCGGAGCATGAGCTGCTGGATATCGACCGGCCCGAGGATCTGGAGCGGTTGCGGGCGTTGCGGTGA